One genomic window of Gammaproteobacteria bacterium includes the following:
- a CDS encoding OmpA family protein, protein MVLGHTDSRGRRLYNKRLGQKRAEAIKRQLIQAGLPKQRIVVRSYGERAPVASNAHPLGRAKNRRVVVRLYKDDT, encoded by the coding sequence CTGGTTTTGGGGCACACAGATAGCCGAGGTCGCCGCCTGTACAACAAGCGCCTTGGTCAGAAACGTGCTGAAGCCATAAAACGCCAACTGATACAGGCCGGCCTGCCAAAGCAACGCATTGTGGTGCGTTCCTACGGAGAAAGGGCGCCGGTCGCTTCAAATGCGCATCCACTTGGGCGTGCCAAGAACCGGCGTGTTGTGGTTCGCCTATACAAAGATGACACCTGA